From one Lycium barbarum isolate Lr01 chromosome 6, ASM1917538v2, whole genome shotgun sequence genomic stretch:
- the LOC132645854 gene encoding uncharacterized protein LOC132645854 gives MRCKKHLSDLSSSVGVCATCLRERLFGLIAAQAQAQARAHVHQQLFEEDHRKSDSNPPPLVFPLSVSPYISHRKSDTTPWQQFHHNSLPSIIPDQRFYSTPQVGPNGTVIAAGPGPYKKKKGYARFFSGLFRSKTEKLDSDPRASDASSPSWFSTMFSGRRKKQSRTFSLEESTNHHRRTTCRNRDRGMSPARYSDDDEEEEHYGGGSSGYSSESSKQTPRRTPAAQIGRRGKASHNRNITGMTFCLSPLVRASPSRNWNQKGMPPEMVFSGEIRVQAKPHLSTATSFCKNRSRKLADFGRFNPNR, from the coding sequence ATGAGGTGTAAAAAGCACCTTTCTGACCTGAGTAGCAGCGTTGGCGTCTGCGCTACTTGTCTCCGTGAACGGCTCTTTGGGCTTATTGCGGCCCAAGCCCAAGCCCAAGCCCGAGCCCACGTTCATCAGCAGCTGTTTGAAGAGGATCACCGGAAATCGGATAGCAATCCACCGCCGTTGGTTTTTCCTCTGTCTGTTTCGCCGTATATTTCTCACCGGAAATCTGATACTACACCGTGGCAACAATTCCATCACAATTCGCTTCCGTCTATTATTCCAGATCAAAGATTTTACAGTACTCCACAAGTTGGACCCAACGGAACTGTAATTGCTGCTGGTCCTGGTCCTTACAAGAAGAAGAAAGGTTATGCGAGATTTTTCTCAGGTCTGTTTAGATCCAAAACGGAGAAACTAGATTCCGATCCTAGGGCGAGCGATGCTTCTTCACCGTCGTGGTTCTCGACGATGTTCTCTGGTCGTCGTAAAAAGCAGTCACGGACGTTCTCTTTAGAAGAATCGACGAATCATCATCGGAGGACAACGTGTCGTAACCGCGATCGGGGAATGTCTCCTGCTCGATATTCGGATGACGATGAAGAAGAGGAGCATTACGGTGGAGGATCAAGCGGGTACTCATCGGAGTCATCGAAACAGACTCCGAGGAGAACACCGGCAGCTCAAATAGGCCGGCGAGGGAAAGCGAGTCATAATAGGAACATTACTGGAATGACGTTTTGCTTGAGTCCGTTAGTGCGTGCGAGTCCGAGCAGAAATTGGAACCAGAAGGGAATGCCGCCTGAAATGGTGTTTTCCGGTGAGATAAGAGTACAAGCGAAACCTCACCTCTCAACAGCGACGTCGTTTTGTAAGAACAGATCAAGGAAGCTTGCTGATTTCGGCAGGTTCAATCCCAACCGCTGA